One window from the genome of Nicotiana sylvestris chromosome 9, ASM39365v2, whole genome shotgun sequence encodes:
- the LOC138878668 gene encoding uncharacterized protein, with translation MLRPIESKLLNPPPKNLDYSVSCKYCSGTPGNDTEKCWHLKNAIQELINTNRLEVQTPEAPTFNQNPLPTHEETNMIEIVHKGGEPKKPSQTAMMIRSSDVKPVKKPMVEGLVNKFSRTNGEPSMVVKKRSPSDVETKQDKSKLPVISTKDIPWNYERVIVTYKGNKVKEEVNKAQGLTRSGRCFAPEELRKAKTSRDNLVLVKKAVTEEEVKEFLRKMKVQEYSIVEQLRKTPAQISLLSLLIHSDEHRRALMKILNEAHVPDKISVNHLEKIANKIFEVNRVTFSDDELHVEGTEHNKALYLKVNYKDSMVTRVLVDNGSSANICPLSSLDKLKIEDERIHKNNICIRGFDDGGKDLVGDIVLEMTIGPVEFTMEFQVLDVAVSYNLLLGRPWIHAAKAVPSTLHQMVKFEWDRQEIVMHGEENLCAHSDASVPFIEAEDDKGPWVY, from the exons atgctgaggccaattgagtcgaaattgctaaaccctcctccaaagaatcttgattactccgtAAGCTgtaaatattgttctggtactccggggaatgatacagagaagtgctggcacttgaaaaatgccatccaggagctcattAACACAAATCGGCTTGAAGTCCAGACTCCAGAGGCACCCACTTTcaatcagaacccattgccaacccaTGAGGAGACAAACATGATAGAGATAgtacacaagggaggggagcccaagaagccttcacagactgccatgatgattcggtccagtgatgtCAAGCCAGTTAAAAAACCAATGGTTGAAGGATTAGTGAACAAGTTTAGTAGGACAAACGGTGAACCATCTATGGTAGTTAAGAAAagatccccaagtgatgttgAAACAAAGCAAGATAAGTCAAAG TTGCCAGTAATCAGCACCAAGgatatcccatggaactatgaacgcgTGATAGTGACTTATAAGGGAAataaagtgaaagaagaagtcaataaggcccagggattaactcgttcggggagatgctttgcccccgaagagttaaggaaagctaaaacatctaGAGACAATCTAGTTTTAGTAAAGAAAGCAGTCACTGAAGAAGAAGTGAAGGAGTTTCTAAggaaaatgaaggtacaagaatACTCAATCGTGGAGCAGCTGAGAAAGACGCCCGCTCAGATTTCCTTGCTATCAttgttaatccattcagatgagcatcgtcgggccctgatgaaaattctgaacgaagctcatgtccccgacaaaatttcagtgaaccatttggaaaagatcgccaacaaaatatttgaggtgaatagGGTCACCTTTTCTGATGACGAGTTGcatgtggaaggtactgaacacaacaaagctctctatctCAAGGTAAACTATAAAGATTCTATGGTCACtagggtattggttgacaatggttccagtgcgaacatctgccctctctcttcTCTGGacaagttgaaaattgaagatgagagaattcacaagaacaatatatgTATCCGAGGATTTGACGATGGAGGGAAAGATTtagttggtgatatagtgcttgagatgacaataggaccggtggaattcaccatggagttccaggtactggACGTGGCCGTCTCCTACAATTtgttgttaggtcgaccttggattcatgctgccaaagcagtcccttccactttgcatcagatggtcaagtttgagtgGGATAGACAGGAGATTGTCATGCATGGTGAGGAAaatttgtgtgctcacagtgatgcctcCGTCCCATTCATTGaggctgaagatgacaaagggccctGGGTCTATTAA
- the LOC138878667 gene encoding uncharacterized protein — MADQELDASVIDPSREGEESDVNLKEELHKSKHLMVEIYQARVKGHPPPSYPANPAFVPPMAQSQEPPTVDSSPSFPIYHHYQGTTSQTPQAPPPKPIPYPPPPATPIFVSPHPLHSIDPPLRLRNHLKPEQEEMFRKIRSLEQSFRNMQGMGGQVSVAYKDLCLFPDIQLPVRFTMLKFDLYDGHRDPVAHLRGFCSKMRLDGGKDELLMVYFSQILSGATLEWYPHHDHCRWYTWDDLDQAFARHFQYNIEIVPNHLCLTKIEKKPSESFREYGFR; from the exons atggctgacCAAGAACTGGATGCGAGTGTTATTGATCCATCAAGGGAAGGGGAAGAatctgatgttaatctgaaagaggaaTTACATAAGTCGAAACACCTGATGGTAGAGATATACCAGGCACgggtgaaagggcatccaccaccatcataccccgctaaccctgctttcgtcccgccgatggctcaatcccaagaacctcccactgttgattccTCTCCAAGCTTCCCCATTTACCACCAttaccaaggcaccacttcccaaaccccaCAAGCACCACCGCCCAAACCAATCCCATACCCCCCTCCGCCAGCCACTCCTATTTTTGTGTCACCCCACCCGCTACACTCcatcgatcctcca TTGAGACTAAGAAACCACCTAAAACCagagcaggaggagatgttcaggaagatAAGAAGCCTGGAGCAGTCGTTCAGAAACATGCAAGGAAtgggaggccaggtgagcgtagcctacaaagatttgtgtctaTTCCCCGATATTCAGTTGCCTGTGAGGTTTACGATGctgaagtttgatttgtatgacgggcacagagacccggtggcccacttgaggggattctgcagtaaaatgagatTAGATGGTGGGAAAGATGAACTGTTAATGGTATACTTTAGCCAGATTCTGAGTGGcgcgacattggagtggtacccTCATCATGATCACTgcagatggtatacctgggatgatttggaCCAAGCATTCGCTCGgcatttccaatacaacattgagaTTGTGCCAAATCATTTGTGTCTGACTAAAATTGAGAAGAaacctagtgaaagtttcagagaatatggttttcgcTAG
- the LOC138878669 gene encoding uncharacterized protein: MRITVENPGRSRKDKNLIYCLTQKVCDFEDDLQKTEAELANARAKLAKNVEGQTSFVRQLKEKYDKGMTSIKQNVNAFENEMAKQARDFKEERAHYYALIAQLEKDLQQLQEQNHTTEQIMDDLFRLQEDMAQRPAARPTGAAVEALMYS, encoded by the exons ATGAGAATAACAGTTGAGAACCCGGGCAGGAGCAGAAAAGACAAAAATCTCATCTACTGCCTTACGCAAAAAGTATGTGATTTTGAGGATGATTTACAAAAAACTGAAGCGGAGCTAGCAAATGCCCGAGCTAAGTTAGCTAAGAATGTGGAGGGACAGACCAGTTTCGTTCGACAACTGAAGGAGAAGTATGAcaaaggaatgacaagtataaaGCAAAATGTCAATGCCTTTGAGAATGAAATGGCCAAGCAGGCAAGAGACTTCAAAGAAGAAAGGGCGCACTACTATGCCCTGATAGCACAGCTAGAGAAAGACCTGCAGCagcttcaagagcaaaatcaCACAACTGAACAA ATCATGGATGACTTGTTTCGCCTCCAAGAAGACATGGCGCAAAGGCCCGCAGCAAGGCCAACTGGAGCAGCAGTTgaagcacttatgtattcttga